One genomic region from Kineobactrum salinum encodes:
- a CDS encoding DUF899 domain-containing protein encodes MSQIESPRIVSRAEWTQTRKAHLKNEKALTRMRDLVARERRELPWVKVEKEYVFETPDGKVTLAELFGTNSQLIVHHFMFGPDWNAGCPSCSLEADHAEGTIVHLANHDVGYVRVSRAPLAKLVAYRRRMGWTARWVSSLGSDFNFDFQVSFAREDLEAGRLYYNYQAIEDPKYFSEELPGLSVFYKDESGAVFHTYSSYARGNEEVIGAFIYLDITPKGRNETEIMDWVRRHDEYDVGPEVTACHSG; translated from the coding sequence ATGAGCCAGATCGAATCACCGAGAATTGTGTCTAGAGCAGAGTGGACTCAGACACGCAAAGCCCACCTGAAGAACGAGAAGGCGCTTACCCGCATGCGTGACCTGGTCGCGCGAGAGCGGCGCGAGCTGCCATGGGTGAAAGTGGAGAAGGAATACGTCTTCGAAACGCCGGATGGGAAAGTGACGCTTGCCGAGCTATTCGGCACAAACAGTCAGCTGATAGTGCATCATTTTATGTTCGGCCCGGACTGGAATGCGGGCTGCCCTAGCTGTTCGCTGGAGGCGGATCATGCCGAGGGCACCATCGTCCACCTCGCCAATCACGACGTCGGTTACGTTCGTGTATCCCGTGCCCCGCTAGCAAAGCTGGTAGCCTACCGAAGGCGTATGGGCTGGACGGCGCGGTGGGTGTCCTCCCTGGGCAGCGACTTCAATTTCGACTTTCAGGTCTCTTTCGCCCGGGAAGACCTGGAGGCTGGTCGGCTCTACTACAATTACCAAGCTATCGAGGATCCGAAATACTTCAGCGAAGAACTGCCTGGCCTCAGCGTTTTCTACAAGGACGAAAGCGGCGCCGTGTTCCACACCTACTCTAGCTACGCCCGCGGCAATGAGGAGGTCATCGGCGCCTTCATTTATCTCGACATCACGCCGAAAGGCCGCAACGAGACGGAAATCATGGACTGGGTCCGGCGCCACGATGAGTACGACGTGGGCCCGGAAGTGACCGCTTGTCACTCCGGCTGA
- a CDS encoding helix-turn-helix domain-containing protein, producing MSLPKHIPDPGDTADALAAVLTLRQMADELEAKAVYLALRQGWSWSQIAEALGVSKQAAHKRLSHLQSR from the coding sequence ATGTCACTTCCAAAGCACATTCCCGATCCGGGCGACACGGCAGACGCATTAGCCGCAGTCCTCACCTTGCGCCAAATGGCTGACGAGCTTGAAGCAAAAGCTGTTTATCTAGCGCTTCGGCAAGGTTGGTCATGGTCTCAGATCGCAGAGGCTTTAGGAGTGTCAAAGCAAGCCGCACACAAGCGGCTGTCGCACCTGCAATCGAGGTAG
- a CDS encoding glycosyltransferase, whose amino-acid sequence MIVRDEAAVIERCLASVRPYIDYWVIVDTGSIDDTPARIRAALADIPGELYHCRWRDFGFNRSDALERARGKADYLLFLDADEQLLVDEDGTWPPSAQRPILWRLVSADSAMIGSVWFARRCPGAGLAYCTSTSTPASW is encoded by the coding sequence ATGATTGTTCGCGACGAAGCCGCGGTAATCGAACGCTGTCTCGCATCAGTGCGGCCCTACATAGACTACTGGGTGATTGTCGACACTGGCTCCATTGACGACACTCCAGCACGGATCAGGGCTGCGCTCGCCGACATACCGGGCGAATTGTATCACTGCCGCTGGCGCGACTTTGGCTTCAACCGCAGCGATGCCCTGGAACGTGCCCGCGGCAAGGCCGACTACCTGCTGTTCTTGGACGCGGATGAACAGTTGCTCGTGGATGAAGACGGCACCTGGCCCCCCTCAGCGCAGCGGCCTATTCTCTGGAGGCTCGTTTCAGCGGACTCAGCTATGATCGGGTCAGTCTGGTTTGCGCGACGTTGCCCTGGCGCTGGGTTGGCGTACTGCACGAGTACCTCGACGCCGGCCAGCTGGTAG
- a CDS encoding DUF6968 family protein, translating into MTELPPIPTEFTSVIASRECEVARNGVCSKVLFEIGMPIQDVPTVAGLDWRCPIRTSEDIQIVERYACGVDSFQAIHNALRIVQSEIDAIAKCHSVTLFDAPYPADDPFGY; encoded by the coding sequence ATGACCGAACTCCCACCGATCCCTACCGAATTTACCTCTGTGATCGCTTCGCGGGAATGTGAAGTCGCTCGGAATGGCGTCTGTTCGAAGGTTCTTTTTGAAATAGGCATGCCCATTCAGGATGTACCGACGGTTGCTGGCCTGGACTGGCGATGCCCTATTCGCACAAGCGAGGACATACAAATAGTCGAACGATATGCCTGCGGCGTTGACTCTTTTCAAGCTATCCATAACGCATTGCGCATCGTACAAAGCGAGATCGACGCAATTGCGAAATGCCATAGCGTCACTCTCTTCGATGCCCCCTATCCTGCTGACGATCCCTTTGGCTACTGA
- a CDS encoding DinB family protein, whose protein sequence is MGGNKGEGASQMHIQTMARYNRWMNHKIYECCSGLSDEKRKREMGAFFKSIHGTLNHLLLADRVWMGRFTGKPFHVKSLDQELYTDFAVLRGEREAEDNRIVEWVASLSPQDVDSDLVYTSIVNPEPRRYPLWLALSHFFNHQTHHRGQITTLLTQLGIDVGVTDLIGLPSEEM, encoded by the coding sequence TTGGGCGGCAATAAAGGCGAGGGCGCAAGCCAAATGCACATTCAAACGATGGCGCGGTACAACCGCTGGATGAACCATAAAATCTACGAGTGCTGCTCTGGATTGTCAGATGAGAAGCGGAAGCGCGAAATGGGCGCCTTTTTCAAATCAATCCATGGCACCCTCAACCATTTATTACTTGCTGATAGAGTCTGGATGGGGCGGTTCACAGGTAAGCCATTCCATGTCAAGTCGCTAGATCAAGAGCTCTACACAGACTTCGCCGTTCTTCGAGGCGAGCGCGAGGCTGAGGACAACCGCATCGTCGAATGGGTGGCTTCGCTTTCCCCGCAAGATGTAGACTCAGACTTGGTCTATACCAGCATCGTAAACCCTGAGCCTCGGCGATATCCGCTTTGGTTAGCTCTTTCACATTTCTTCAATCATCAAACACATCATCGTGGCCAGATCACGACCCTTCTTACCCAACTAGGCATTGATGTCGGAGTGACAGACCTGATCGGGCTACCAAGTGAGGAGATGTAA
- a CDS encoding IS3 family transposase gives MDYHKGTFALKRMCELYGVTRGGYYAWRERPPSEREIVDKALLKKIETAYDKSQHTYGSPRIHRVLRRAGETVGRRRVERIMRENGIKACSSTLYRRTPGTSRFFGSVKNQTHELEITRKDQVWVGDVTYLKAGGQRRYLSTVMDRHTRRLLGWSYGAERTSALTRRALQQALNLRRPAGEIYFHTDRGTEYLAADFKKALKKADFIQSMNRPRRMNDNAHMESWYKSMKSDMYHRYKFETDGQLRGAIRDYIRFYNNERLHSSLGYQSPVEFEAA, from the coding sequence ATCGACTACCACAAAGGGACGTTCGCGTTGAAGCGCATGTGCGAGCTATATGGAGTTACTCGGGGTGGATACTACGCCTGGCGGGAGAGACCACCGAGCGAGCGGGAAATTGTTGATAAGGCCTTGTTGAAGAAGATCGAGACTGCCTATGACAAGAGTCAGCACACCTATGGAAGTCCGCGGATTCACCGGGTGCTCAGGAGAGCCGGCGAGACGGTGGGCAGACGCCGTGTAGAGCGGATCATGCGCGAAAACGGTATCAAGGCTTGTTCCAGCACGCTGTATCGGCGGACGCCTGGTACAAGTCGCTTCTTCGGCAGTGTAAAGAACCAGACTCATGAGCTGGAGATCACCAGGAAGGATCAGGTGTGGGTAGGCGATGTCACCTACCTGAAAGCGGGCGGACAGCGCCGATATCTGTCCACGGTGATGGATCGACATACCAGACGACTGCTGGGTTGGTCATACGGCGCAGAGCGCACCTCGGCGCTAACGCGTCGGGCGTTGCAACAGGCGTTGAATCTAAGGCGCCCGGCTGGAGAAATTTACTTTCATACGGATCGAGGCACGGAGTATCTGGCTGCAGATTTTAAGAAGGCATTGAAAAAGGCTGATTTTATCCAAAGCATGAACAGACCGCGCCGGATGAATGACAACGCGCACATGGAGTCATGGTACAAGTCGATGAAGTCGGATATGTACCATCGCTATAAGTTTGAGACGGATGGGCAGCTACGAGGTGCGATTAGAGATTACATTCGTTTTTACAACAATGAGAGATTACACTCATCACTCGGGTATCAAAGTCCGGTGGAGTTTGAAGCAGCGTGA
- a CDS encoding Clp protease N-terminal domain-containing protein, protein MFQLFKRKLRDAQTLARLCTLAEDLAHQQGRSKPGSEHFILAALALPDQTAAQAFASLGLTEQQFQDALAAQRSDALASVGISTTAVEVTNLPSALPLPKSALYETEPSGKSLVKRLAETRKTRTARFLLSADVLLAAAQENYTPSTRAFQKLGISPDQLVEAAQRSVNNLDSCSQMN, encoded by the coding sequence ATGTTTCAGTTGTTCAAGCGCAAGCTTCGCGATGCTCAAACGCTAGCTCGGCTGTGTACACTCGCAGAAGATCTTGCTCATCAACAGGGCCGATCCAAGCCGGGTTCTGAACACTTCATCCTTGCTGCATTGGCCCTGCCAGATCAAACAGCCGCACAAGCGTTTGCAAGCCTTGGTCTTACCGAGCAGCAATTTCAGGATGCTCTCGCGGCCCAGCGCTCTGACGCACTCGCTTCCGTTGGGATCTCCACCACGGCAGTCGAGGTTACCAACCTGCCATCCGCCTTGCCGTTGCCAAAGTCTGCCCTGTACGAAACAGAGCCTTCAGGAAAGTCTCTGGTTAAGCGCCTCGCCGAGACACGTAAAACTCGCACTGCACGGTTTCTGCTTAGCGCTGATGTCCTGCTAGCAGCAGCACAAGAGAACTACACCCCCTCCACTCGTGCCTTTCAGAAGTTGGGCATTAGCCCAGATCAGCTCGTTGAAGCTGCTCAGCGATCGGTCAACAATTTAGATAGTTGTTCTCAAATGAATTAG
- a CDS encoding tetratricopeptide repeat protein yields the protein MPWRWVGVLHEYLDAGQLVEQPRLPGFRIEVSSDGARSADPHKFEKDAALLKAALVDEPDNNRYRFYLAQSYRDAGQLSLARENYRQRAQRGGWEEEVWYSLYQVACLTQLLEDSHADIVAAYLQAYQYRPVRAEPLAALAAYLRGRNEWHLAYLFATAAAQLPVPQDRLFVELPVYQWRALDELALAAFYSSRQTQAAQLWRELLQNPQLPKNDRTRIEANLGFVEIDTD from the coding sequence TTGCCCTGGCGCTGGGTTGGCGTACTGCACGAGTACCTCGACGCCGGCCAGCTGGTAGAGCAACCGCGGCTGCCAGGCTTTCGTATCGAAGTCAGCTCTGATGGGGCTCGTTCGGCAGATCCGCACAAATTTGAAAAGGATGCGGCGCTGCTCAAGGCGGCGCTTGTGGATGAACCTGACAATAACCGCTACCGGTTCTATCTGGCCCAGAGCTATCGGGATGCCGGTCAGCTCAGTCTGGCTCGCGAAAACTACCGGCAGCGCGCACAGCGCGGTGGTTGGGAAGAGGAAGTCTGGTATTCACTGTACCAGGTGGCCTGCCTTACCCAGCTGCTCGAAGACAGCCATGCGGATATCGTGGCGGCCTATTTGCAGGCCTACCAGTACCGACCGGTTCGCGCCGAACCGCTGGCGGCGCTGGCCGCCTACCTGCGCGGCAGGAACGAATGGCATCTGGCCTATTTATTTGCGACAGCAGCAGCACAGCTGCCTGTGCCGCAAGATCGTCTGTTTGTAGAGCTACCGGTCTATCAATGGCGCGCTCTCGACGAGCTGGCCCTGGCTGCTTTCTATTCGTCACGCCAAACGCAGGCGGCGCAGCTTTGGCGAGAGCTGCTGCAAAACCCGCAGCTGCCGAAGAATGATCGTACCCGCATTGAAGCCAATCTAGGGTTTGTAGAAATCGATACAGACTGA
- a CDS encoding penicillin-binding transpeptidase domain-containing protein, whose amino-acid sequence MKNGKFWFSRLVLTSLIMVSLDIHAQTSRFDKQGTTVDDYAIADGCEYLADQAQGATFVLYLPSQNKRLVCNATTAKRRVLPASTFKVAHALIALETGAIKDEFKKEESNGKRRIVPLWNQPTSLATGMENSTVWFHHALAKRKILSFELLNINGVKLDSIN is encoded by the coding sequence ATGAAAAATGGAAAGTTTTGGTTCAGCCGATTGGTCCTGACCTCATTGATTATGGTGTCGTTGGATATCCACGCGCAGACATCCAGGTTTGACAAACAAGGCACGACGGTTGACGACTACGCCATTGCCGATGGCTGCGAGTACCTTGCTGATCAGGCGCAAGGGGCAACATTTGTTTTGTATTTGCCATCTCAGAACAAGCGCCTCGTTTGCAATGCAACCACTGCAAAACGCCGTGTCCTTCCTGCGTCTACTTTTAAGGTTGCCCACGCTCTTATCGCGCTGGAAACCGGAGCAATCAAAGATGAGTTTAAAAAAGAGGAATCGAATGGTAAGCGACGTATAGTGCCTTTGTGGAATCAACCGACCAGCCTAGCCACAGGCATGGAGAATTCCACCGTTTGGTTCCATCATGCGTTAGCGAAGAGGAAAATCCTCTCTTTTGAGCTGCTCAACATCAATGGCGTTAAACTGGACTCCATTAATTGA
- a CDS encoding IPTL-CTERM sorting domain-containing protein, with protein sequence MAHAQIVVPEGGILSVPPGGSLDLSCSDLVIEGAVAVSDGQLTSGGTIDIATTGELTSGSGDITLGGDWLNAGAFSAGTGTVLLIDDCGAPTATFVGNTVFHNLTLVSATGRNFIFPAGSNITVNGTLTLQGAPGQPISLSSSSGATAIINLGPAAQLVSANAIVPPTVQIGETAAGTVAIPVLGNHALVLLALLMLVVAGVRLQCSSSIPIPTRRHCNDRRHSG encoded by the coding sequence ATGGCTCACGCCCAGATAGTGGTGCCTGAAGGCGGGATATTGTCGGTGCCCCCCGGTGGTTCGCTGGATTTGTCCTGCAGCGACCTGGTGATTGAGGGCGCGGTGGCAGTGAGTGATGGGCAGCTGACTAGCGGCGGTACGATCGACATCGCCACCACAGGAGAGCTGACCTCCGGGAGCGGAGACATCACTCTGGGCGGTGACTGGTTGAATGCAGGCGCCTTTTCGGCCGGCACTGGCACAGTCTTGCTGATTGACGATTGTGGCGCCCCCACGGCGACCTTTGTCGGCAATACCGTTTTCCACAATCTCACCCTTGTCAGCGCCACGGGCCGCAATTTCATCTTCCCCGCCGGCAGTAATATCACCGTCAATGGCACCCTGACTCTGCAGGGAGCACCGGGTCAACCGATTTCACTCAGTTCCTCTTCCGGCGCTACCGCGATCATCAATCTGGGTCCGGCCGCACAGCTGGTGTCTGCGAACGCCATCGTCCCGCCCACTGTCCAGATAGGTGAGACTGCGGCGGGCACTGTGGCGATTCCCGTGCTGGGCAACCACGCACTGGTGTTGTTGGCGTTGCTGATGCTGGTTGTCGCGGGCGTCCGGTTGCAGTGCTCAAGCTCCATCCCTATCCCTACCCGCCGACATTGCAATGACAGGAGACATTCCGGATGA
- a CDS encoding peptidase domain-containing ABC transporter: MEVASPVSAPQGLPDNFNTARRLPLVLQADAAECGLACLAMVVSYYGFHTDIGQLRRRFAISSHGAKLKTLMSIAGRLQLAARALRVELNTVPQLQLPCVVHWDMNHFVVLKSVNTRTLVIHDPAVGMRRLNWEEFSQHFTGIALELTPTAAFEPGKDSRRLSLSSLWSRQVGLSRTLVLMLFLSLLLQLFTVVTPFYMQTVVDDVILRSDTHLLLVLALGFGLLLLIETGVSALRQFVIIGFASRLNLQMAANLFHHMIRLPLVFFQKRHIGDVVSRFGSLDNIRQLLSTGLVSAIVDGLMAVVTLLAMFVYDVWLTLVVLVTVALYLALRLVLYRPLRLLSEESLVANAHKDTSFLESVRAIQTVKLFQKENERQNQWQNRLVDSINKDIRIARLNIGYDTANRLLFGAGNILVIFFAAQAVMGSVISLGMFYAFMSFKQRFVGAMDGLIDNIIEIKLLGLHLQRLADIAFTPQEAYHQHQAGLPEISRPAGRIEVDRLSFRYADDEPPAFGPVSFTVEAGEIVAIVGSSGAGKTTLIKCLMGLLSPSEGSILIDGQPVSRVPNYRNLVAGVMQDDQLLSGSIADNISCFDPQGELARVVECARMACIHDEITAMPMQYNTLVGDLGTGLSGGQKQRIAIARALYSEPVILFMDEASSHLDIAIEQQLNFNLRKLSITRVIAAHRPETIRLADRTIRLGKLEL; this comes from the coding sequence ATGGAAGTTGCGTCCCCCGTTTCGGCCCCGCAGGGGTTGCCGGATAATTTCAATACCGCGCGCCGGCTACCGCTGGTACTCCAGGCCGACGCGGCTGAGTGTGGACTCGCGTGTCTGGCAATGGTCGTGAGCTACTACGGTTTCCATACCGATATCGGCCAGCTGCGCCGACGCTTCGCCATCTCCAGCCACGGCGCCAAGCTGAAAACACTGATGAGCATCGCCGGCCGTCTGCAACTCGCTGCGCGAGCACTGCGGGTGGAACTGAATACCGTGCCTCAGCTGCAACTACCCTGCGTTGTGCACTGGGACATGAATCACTTCGTGGTACTCAAGTCGGTCAACACCCGCACACTGGTTATACACGATCCCGCTGTCGGCATGCGACGTTTGAACTGGGAGGAATTCTCACAGCATTTCACCGGCATCGCGCTGGAGCTGACGCCCACTGCTGCATTTGAGCCCGGCAAGGACAGCAGGCGACTGTCCCTGTCCTCCCTCTGGTCGCGGCAGGTGGGACTCTCGCGCACGTTGGTGTTGATGCTGTTTTTGTCGTTGCTGTTGCAGCTGTTTACCGTGGTGACTCCCTTTTACATGCAGACAGTGGTGGACGACGTGATACTGCGCAGCGACACCCACCTGCTGCTGGTGCTGGCCCTCGGTTTTGGCTTGCTGCTGTTGATAGAGACCGGAGTCAGCGCGCTGCGCCAGTTCGTGATCATAGGGTTTGCGAGCCGCCTGAACCTGCAGATGGCGGCCAACCTGTTCCATCACATGATCCGGCTGCCGCTGGTGTTCTTCCAGAAGCGGCATATCGGCGATGTAGTGTCGCGCTTTGGCTCACTGGACAATATCCGTCAACTGCTGAGCACGGGGCTGGTAAGCGCCATCGTCGATGGCTTGATGGCGGTGGTGACCCTGTTGGCCATGTTTGTCTACGATGTATGGCTTACCCTGGTTGTGCTCGTCACGGTTGCGCTCTACCTGGCCCTGCGTCTGGTGCTCTACCGACCGCTGCGATTACTGTCGGAAGAGAGCCTGGTTGCCAACGCCCACAAGGACACCAGTTTTCTGGAATCGGTGCGCGCCATCCAGACGGTCAAGCTGTTCCAGAAAGAGAATGAGCGCCAGAACCAGTGGCAGAACCGTCTCGTGGACAGCATCAACAAGGATATCCGTATCGCCCGCCTCAATATTGGCTACGATACCGCCAATCGCCTGTTGTTCGGCGCCGGTAATATTCTGGTCATATTCTTTGCTGCCCAGGCAGTGATGGGCAGCGTGATTTCGCTGGGTATGTTCTATGCTTTTATGAGTTTCAAACAACGCTTTGTGGGTGCCATGGACGGCCTGATCGACAATATCATCGAGATAAAGTTGTTGGGGCTGCACCTGCAACGCCTTGCAGATATCGCCTTTACCCCGCAGGAAGCCTACCACCAACACCAGGCCGGGCTACCCGAGATATCGCGTCCCGCGGGGCGCATCGAGGTAGACAGGCTCAGTTTTCGCTATGCCGATGATGAGCCGCCGGCGTTCGGGCCCGTTTCCTTTACGGTGGAGGCGGGAGAGATCGTCGCGATTGTCGGCAGCAGCGGCGCCGGCAAGACCACCTTGATCAAATGCCTGATGGGTTTGCTCAGCCCCTCCGAAGGCTCGATCCTGATCGACGGCCAGCCGGTATCACGCGTCCCCAACTACCGCAACCTGGTTGCCGGCGTAATGCAGGACGACCAACTGTTGAGTGGCTCCATCGCCGACAACATCAGCTGCTTCGATCCCCAGGGTGAGCTCGCGCGGGTCGTGGAGTGCGCCCGAATGGCCTGCATTCACGACGAAATCACGGCCATGCCAATGCAGTACAACACCCTCGTGGGCGACCTGGGAACGGGGCTGAGCGGCGGACAGAAACAGCGCATTGCGATAGCGCGGGCGCTTTATAGCGAGCCAGTGATTTTGTTTATGGATGAGGCGAGTAGTCATTTGGATATAGCGATTGAGCAGCAGCTTAACTTCAACCTGAGAAAGCTTTCGATCACAAGAGTTATAGCAGCTCACAGGCCGGAAACCATCCGGCTGGCAGATCGAACGATTAGGCTGGGGAAGCTAGAGTTATAG
- a CDS encoding HlyD family secretion protein, with amino-acid sequence MNLFRRQAIQAAADRLHGEVICIPRLSHGLLCGLLLLWLVLAGVFLTQASYARKETVPGWLEPKEGVVRVYAQREGRVARLLVKDGERVARDQPLVVINGDRILQDGQHLEDVLLEEYDQQKQALLRRLARANEITARQIQDIVQRTRSAKTELHWLDRQLQTLERRRELVGRRLARQQQLAEQGHVPLSELEPLREQAMALESEYQALSRSRAQQQAALRSLELQQTLRTQEAADGIDNLNFSLSEVSQEIAQLRGERAYVLNASRAGLVTNLQIREGQWTRYNLPLMTLVPDQVQLTAQLLVPVSASGFIGPGQQLNLRFDAFPYQKFGSYTGEVRAVSDAVLLPGEIQDPLVDVREPAYQVTATLDAPGVTAYGRAVPLKSGMTLSADISLEQRSILQWLLEPLYSLRGRL; translated from the coding sequence ATGAATCTGTTTCGTCGACAAGCCATACAAGCTGCCGCGGATCGCCTGCACGGCGAAGTCATTTGTATCCCCCGGCTATCCCACGGCCTGCTCTGCGGCTTGCTGCTGCTGTGGCTGGTTCTCGCCGGTGTCTTTCTGACCCAGGCCAGCTATGCCCGCAAGGAAACCGTGCCCGGGTGGCTGGAACCGAAGGAAGGCGTGGTACGCGTTTACGCGCAGCGGGAGGGCAGGGTCGCCCGCTTGCTGGTAAAAGACGGCGAGCGTGTTGCCCGGGACCAGCCGCTGGTGGTGATAAACGGGGACCGGATACTGCAGGACGGGCAGCATCTGGAGGACGTCCTGCTTGAGGAGTACGATCAGCAAAAGCAAGCTCTGCTACGGCGTTTGGCTCGTGCCAACGAGATCACGGCCCGGCAAATACAGGACATCGTCCAGCGCACTCGCAGCGCCAAAACCGAACTGCACTGGCTGGATCGCCAGTTGCAGACCCTCGAGCGTCGCCGCGAACTGGTCGGGCGACGCCTGGCACGGCAGCAGCAGCTGGCCGAGCAGGGCCATGTTCCGCTTTCCGAGCTGGAGCCGCTGCGTGAGCAGGCAATGGCACTGGAGTCCGAATACCAGGCCCTGTCCCGCAGCCGGGCCCAGCAACAGGCCGCCCTTCGCTCGCTGGAGCTGCAGCAGACGCTGCGCACCCAGGAAGCGGCCGACGGCATCGACAACCTGAATTTTTCCCTGAGCGAAGTATCCCAGGAAATCGCCCAGCTGCGGGGCGAACGCGCCTATGTGCTCAATGCGTCCCGGGCCGGGCTGGTGACCAATCTCCAGATACGTGAGGGACAGTGGACTCGCTACAATCTGCCTTTGATGACCCTGGTCCCCGACCAGGTACAGCTCACGGCACAGCTGCTGGTACCGGTTAGTGCCTCGGGTTTTATTGGCCCCGGCCAGCAGCTCAATCTGCGCTTCGATGCCTTCCCCTACCAGAAATTCGGCAGCTACACCGGCGAGGTGCGGGCGGTATCGGACGCGGTACTGCTGCCGGGTGAGATACAGGATCCGTTGGTGGACGTGCGCGAGCCTGCCTACCAGGTCACGGCGACCCTGGACGCCCCCGGAGTGACCGCCTATGGTCGAGCTGTGCCACTAAAATCCGGTATGACCCTGTCCGCGGATATCAGTCTGGAACAGCGCTCCATTCTGCAGTGGCTGCTGGAGCCTCTCTATAGCTTGCGGGGCCGTTTGTAA
- a CDS encoding transposase, with the protein MPKPGPRTMYKYSDEFKATAVKLSELPGVAIQDVAESLYIHPFMLSRWRKQVREGVIMTKGAEINKEVAAESKELRRIKRDYQRLQVEHDLLKKAIEYTSTRKAKSSPSSTTTKGRSR; encoded by the coding sequence ATGCCGAAACCAGGTCCCAGAACGATGTATAAATACAGCGATGAATTCAAAGCAACAGCAGTCAAGCTGAGTGAATTACCGGGAGTGGCGATTCAGGATGTTGCCGAATCTCTGTATATTCATCCCTTCATGCTGTCGCGATGGCGAAAGCAGGTTCGAGAGGGGGTGATTATGACCAAGGGTGCAGAAATCAATAAAGAGGTTGCTGCTGAGTCAAAGGAGCTGCGGCGCATTAAAAGAGACTATCAGCGCCTGCAGGTGGAGCATGACCTTTTAAAAAAAGCCATCGAGTACACTTCCACTCGAAAAGCGAAGTCTTCGCCTTCATCGACTACCACAAAGGGACGTTCGCGTTGA
- the rfbB gene encoding dTDP-glucose 4,6-dehydratase, with protein MNNSLLITGAAGFIGANFVHYWLRRHPQDTVVAYDALTYAGNRASLAALEQQPGFHFVHADIRDHARVVAMLHEHAVDTVVHFAAESHVDRSIGGPDAFIETNVLGTHTLLKAVRDVWLGGGAPLPHRFHHVSTDEVYGSLNADEPAFHEARQYQPNSPYSASKAASDHLVRAYHHTYGLQVTTSNCSNNYGPFHFPEKLIPLCLTNILRGKPLPVYGDGSNIRDWLYVEDHCRGIELVLEQGVVGETYNIGGNNEWTNLAIVELLCDEVDARLRQNPGLLQRFPDAPAARQRGARELIQFVEDRAGHDWRYAIDAGKISRELGYTPSETFETGIRRTVDWYLANEDWWRPLLP; from the coding sequence ATGAATAACTCCCTCTTGATAACCGGGGCAGCCGGTTTTATCGGTGCCAATTTTGTCCACTACTGGTTGCGGCGACATCCGCAGGACACAGTAGTCGCCTATGATGCACTCACTTATGCCGGCAATCGCGCCAGCCTAGCTGCACTGGAGCAGCAGCCGGGCTTCCACTTCGTGCATGCAGATATCCGCGATCACGCCCGGGTAGTGGCGATGCTGCATGAACATGCGGTAGACACGGTGGTGCACTTTGCCGCCGAGAGTCATGTGGACCGCTCCATCGGCGGACCCGATGCATTTATCGAAACCAATGTGCTGGGCACCCACACCCTGTTGAAAGCCGTGCGGGATGTCTGGCTGGGAGGGGGCGCGCCGCTCCCCCACCGCTTTCACCATGTGTCCACCGACGAGGTCTACGGCTCGCTGAACGCGGATGAGCCGGCTTTTCACGAGGCCCGCCAGTACCAGCCGAACTCACCCTACTCCGCCAGCAAGGCCGCATCCGATCACCTGGTGCGCGCCTACCACCATACCTACGGCCTGCAGGTAACCACCAGCAACTGCTCCAACAACTACGGTCCGTTCCACTTTCCCGAGAAACTGATCCCCCTGTGCCTGACCAATATCCTGCGCGGCAAACCCCTGCCGGTGTACGGTGACGGCAGCAATATTCGCGACTGGCTCTATGTCGAGGATCACTGCCGGGGAATCGAACTGGTTCTGGAGCAGGGCGTGGTCGGTGAAACCTACAATATCGGCGGCAACAACGAGTGGACCAACCTGGCCATTGTCGAGTTGCTGTGTGACGAGGTGGACGCCCGCCTGCGTCAGAATCCGGGCTTGCTGCAACGCTTCCCCGATGCGCCTGCGGCCCGCCAGCGTGGTGCCCGGGAGCTGATCCAGTTTGTGGAGGACCGCGCCGGCCACGATTGGCGCTACGCCATTGATGCCGGCAAGATCAGTCGCGAACTGGGCTATACACCCAGCGAAACGTTCGAAACCGGCATCCGCCGTACTGTTGACTGGTACCTCGCAAACGAGGACTGGTGGCGGCCGTTGTTGCCTTGA